A genomic segment from Dasypus novemcinctus isolate mDasNov1 chromosome X, mDasNov1.1.hap2, whole genome shotgun sequence encodes:
- the NCBP2L gene encoding nuclear cap-binding protein subunit 2-like, whose product MSNDLRILCSISSLELSEYWDQQFSDDNKEHEKLLRESAILYVGNLSFYTTEDQIYELFGRCGDIENVFMGLDKIKKTACGFCFVEYHNRADAENAMQFLNGTRLDDHIIHTDWDLDFREGRPYGQGPSGGQVQD is encoded by the coding sequence ATGTCCAATGATCTGAGAATTCTGTGTAGCATCTCATCTCTGGAACTGAGCGAGTACTGGGACCAGCAGTTCAGTGATGATAACAAAGAGCATGAAAAGTTACTGAGGGAAAGCGCCATATTGTATGTTGGGAATCTTTCCTTTTATACAACTGAAGATCAAATATATGAGCTCTTTGGGAGATGTGGTGACATCGAGAATGTATTTATGGGTCtggacaaaataaagaaaacagcatGTGGTTTTTGCTTTGTAGAATACCATAACAGAGCTGATGCTGAAAACGCCATGCAGTTCCTAAACGGGACTCGCCTAGATGACCATATCATCCACACAGATTGGGATCTAGACTTTAGAGAGGGTAGGCCATATGGCCAGGGTCCATCTGGGGGCCAGGTCCAAGATTAG